GAGGGCATCATCTTTAAAAAACAAATAGtgggtttttttttaatatattatccaAAAATAAAAGAGATTAACATATCCTccacaaaataaaaataacaaatataATCTTCCAACTTCTTTAAATTACTTAAATGTTCCTGTAAAACTGTTAAATCTTATATTGTGGATATATAAATGAGAATAAATTGTTAAAATAGtataaatatcaattataatttaatctaaaataaAATGCCAGTCTGCCAACGAAAATTTATTTATAAGCGCATTACATATAAAATCGGCTTGGCTCCGGTTTGGCTCCGGTTCATGGTTTcagtaaaatttcaagaaacggtTTTCCACCCTCCGACAACGTTCCACAAAAGACACCCGCCCTGTTTCTGGGAGGAGCGGTGGCCCCCTGTGGGACCTGGCTTCCGTCACGTTTGAGGTACGTGTGGCACCGTGTAGGATAAGTATTACCGCTATAGCTTTTGGTTTTATATAGACCCCAAAAAAGAACCGGCGGTTGACGACAGTATGTGTGCCGGTTCAGTTATAGACCGAACGAATTATATGTTTATAAATATTCTTCCGCGCCCTAAACCGGCCCATTCCGGTCGTCCTTTTATCTTCGGGGTTTGCCTTTTGCCCTTTACGTTTCGATGCCCTAATTCCTGACGAGCGACGCTACCCCGCGATCGCTCGCTCGCCCCCGAGATCACACCTTTGCAGTCGATATTACCTCTCCGTGGTGGCGAGCCCTCCATTGCCGTCGCTTGCCAAGTGGTGCCTGTCTTTCTAGTGCGATTACCTTGTGGTGCGTTTTCTTTTTCTCGATCTTTTTTCTTCTTACTCTAATCTGATATACTCGACATCATCAAACGTTATCGATTCAATGAGTCATTTGGGGTTTTGTAATTCCTGTGCCTCCAATTGATGGATCTCTTATTTTTTTGGTTGCCCTTTGGATGATTTGTTGATGCCGGAACGGCGCGAGTTCTGTGCTTGGAAATTTTGGTTAGCTACTCCAATTTTACTCAATATTAGTTTCTCAAATTTTTGTTTGGATGTTTGATAAATTATTTTGGTTTTAGATCGTTACAAAAGGAACAACTTTTAAAGTTCAAAACGACATTGCTGGCTTTTTGCCTTCTCTTCTGTATATCTATGTTGATTGGTGCTTCTATGTTGTTTAGCAGCCGCTATTCGATTGCAGAGAAGATACAATCTAGTAGGCCCACCGTACGTATTTCATAAATTCGCTTATCACCTTTGGTATTCATAGAATAACAGATCGCCTGCTGTCTTTCATCGATTAGCATTGCCGTGTTGTATCCAGAGAGTTCTGTGTCAGTTTGCATCAGCATCGGTGGATTGCATATGTTTATCTAAAGTATTATGAAACTTAATGATACATGTTGGCTTGGGAATCTATTACATTCGTGCAAGTTATTTAGGCTTTCTGGATCTTCTGGTAGGCAGCATTCATGGAGATTGATCTCCTAAGAAAGATCCTAAAAAGGAATATTTGATTGTTGCATTCCGGGACACACATGAGATACACAACTTATACATTTTTGCACTGGACTTATTGGTTGTTATTTTTTGTTTAGCTCACGCATAGGTTCTTTTATAGCTATCTTTTATATGAACTGAGATTCTGGGTACTGCATTTTTTAACTAATGAATTATAAGATGTTTGATTCCCTGCAAAATGGCTTTATATCAAAATGTTGAAGCTTCGATTTGGTGCCAATAAGAATATTGTTGCAATTTCAGATATCCTAAGTAGGAggcatattaattaaaaaattcttGCAAAAGTCCTTAGAGCTGTGCATGCTCGAGGAGTTGAAAGTTTACTTGATTGTTTTGGATATGTGGGCCTAATTGTAAATTTATGGCCATGTATTATCTGAACATTAGCTCATTAGCTTTTTCCAAAATGTTAAATGACAATTCTTCAATCTTGACCTAGCTTTATATCTGTTTTTTTGGGTTCTAATACGTGAGACCTCACtaaatttcttttttccttttaacagATTCCATTCCTAGTAATGGCAAGTTACTCAGGGAGAGGTGGACCATCAAATGGCTCTGTTTATGTGTGTAAGTTGCCTCCTGGAACTGATGAGACTATGCTGGCCGAGTATTTTGGCACCATAGGGTTGCTAAAGGTATAGGTCTTGCCAGATATCCTTTTGAATCATCTTCCATTATTTTCAACTATTTGTTGTGTGTAACAGAGACACTGTTTTATGATTTCCAtctataattatataatatggCTGCTCAAAATTTGACAGAAGGATAAAAGGACTGGTCGACCAAAAATTTGGTTGTATAGGGATAAAACTACCAATGAACCTAAGGGCGATGCAACAGTTACATATGAGGACCCACATGCAGCTCTCGCTGCTGTTGAATGGTTCCACAACAAGGATTTTCACGGAGTTCCCATTGAAGTTTATATAGCAGAGTCAAAAACTAAAGACTCAATTGATAATTCAACTCAGCAGGATGGTTTTGAAGAAAATCCAATTATGGAAGTTGGAGGGCATGATGATCTGAATGGTGCCGGAGGTAGAGGTAGAGGTCGTGCTGGTGCATCAGGAAAATCATGGCAACAAGATGGAGACTGGATGTGTCCCAATACAAGGTCTGTGGTATGATATTGGTGAGCAACTCATTCTTGCACTATTAGATAATTTTTCTACTTTGAATATGTTCCAGATGATGCAACTTGTTTTATCATTCTTTCTTTTGCTGGCAGTTGTTCCAATGTGAACTTTGCATTCCGTGGTGTCTGTAACCGGTGTGGGACAGCTCGTCCTGCTGGTGTTGGTGGAACAGGTGCTGGTGGCGGTGGTCGAGGAAGGGGCCGAGGTAGTGGTGATGCTGGAGGAGTTGCCCGTTCTGTTGGTGGTCCCACAGGGCTTTTTGGTCCAAATGACTGGCCCTGTCCGATGTAAGTAACCTTTCTTGCTTTAGAAGTTAGTTTTGTCCCATTTGAAATGCTTTTTTATCACTTAATGTGGAGAGTAT
The window above is part of the Musa acuminata AAA Group cultivar baxijiao chromosome BXJ2-6, Cavendish_Baxijiao_AAA, whole genome shotgun sequence genome. Proteins encoded here:
- the LOC103989211 gene encoding transcription initiation factor TFIID subunit 15 isoform X4; the protein is MPERREFCAWKFCSRYSIAEKIQSSRPTIPFLVMASYSGRGGPSNGSVYVCKLPPGTDETMLAEYFGTIGLLKDGFEENPIMEVGGHDDLNGAGGRGRGRAGASGKSWQQDGDWMCPNTSCSNVNFAFRGVCNRCGTARPAGVGGTGAGGGGRGRGRGSGDAGGVARSVGGPTGLFGPNDWPCPMCGNINWAKRTKCNICNTNKPGHNEGGVRGGRAGGYKELDEEEIEETRRRRREAEEDDGEIYDEFGNLKKKFRAKTQQAEARQMVPGSGRAGWEVEEIGVSERHSGEKSKDRYRDFNERESSKNRERDGSERERERRRSRSREREREREKERGRVSDRDYGYERGRERGRDRHRDW
- the LOC103989211 gene encoding transcription initiation factor TFIID subunit 15 isoform X1 translates to MPERREFCAWKFCSRYSIAEKIQSSRPTIPFLVMASYSGRGGPSNGSVYVCKLPPGTDETMLAEYFGTIGLLKKDKRTGRPKIWLYRDKTTNEPKGDATVTYEDPHAALAAVEWFHNKDFHGVPIEVYIAESKTKDSIDNSTQQDGFEENPIMEVGGHDDLNGAGGRGRGRAGASGKSWQQDGDWMCPNTSCSNVNFAFRGVCNRCGTARPAGVGGTGAGGGGRGRGRGSGDAGGVARSVGGPTGLFGPNDWPCPMCGNINWAKRTKCNICNTNKPGHNEGGVRGGRAGGYKELDEEEIEETRRRRREAEEDDGEIYDEFGNLKKKFRAKTQQAEARQMVPGSGRAGWEVEEIGVSERHSGEKSKDRYRDFNERESSKNRERDGSERERERRRSRSREREREREKERGRVSDRDYGYERGRERGRDRHRDW
- the LOC103989211 gene encoding transcription initiation factor TFIID subunit 15 isoform X2 yields the protein MPERREFCAWKFCRYSIAEKIQSSRPTIPFLVMASYSGRGGPSNGSVYVCKLPPGTDETMLAEYFGTIGLLKKDKRTGRPKIWLYRDKTTNEPKGDATVTYEDPHAALAAVEWFHNKDFHGVPIEVYIAESKTKDSIDNSTQQDGFEENPIMEVGGHDDLNGAGGRGRGRAGASGKSWQQDGDWMCPNTSCSNVNFAFRGVCNRCGTARPAGVGGTGAGGGGRGRGRGSGDAGGVARSVGGPTGLFGPNDWPCPMCGNINWAKRTKCNICNTNKPGHNEGGVRGGRAGGYKELDEEEIEETRRRRREAEEDDGEIYDEFGNLKKKFRAKTQQAEARQMVPGSGRAGWEVEEIGVSERHSGEKSKDRYRDFNERESSKNRERDGSERERERRRSRSREREREREKERGRVSDRDYGYERGRERGRDRHRDW
- the LOC103989211 gene encoding transcription initiation factor TFIID subunit 15 isoform X3, which encodes MASYSGRGGPSNGSVYVCKLPPGTDETMLAEYFGTIGLLKKDKRTGRPKIWLYRDKTTNEPKGDATVTYEDPHAALAAVEWFHNKDFHGVPIEVYIAESKTKDSIDNSTQQDGFEENPIMEVGGHDDLNGAGGRGRGRAGASGKSWQQDGDWMCPNTSCSNVNFAFRGVCNRCGTARPAGVGGTGAGGGGRGRGRGSGDAGGVARSVGGPTGLFGPNDWPCPMCGNINWAKRTKCNICNTNKPGHNEGGVRGGRAGGYKELDEEEIEETRRRRREAEEDDGEIYDEFGNLKKKFRAKTQQAEARQMVPGSGRAGWEVEEIGVSERHSGEKSKDRYRDFNERESSKNRERDGSERERERRRSRSREREREREKERGRVSDRDYGYERGRERGRDRHRDW